The Watersipora subatra chromosome 1, tzWatSuba1.1, whole genome shotgun sequence genome has a window encoding:
- the LOC137410536 gene encoding uncharacterized protein isoform X1, which yields MQERVRLPKTRAQRDAEAGYISMIGDPSVGPTNGDFDNAGFTSYQSSLHQSNNSLELTGPIAPQNVRTDVPAHAVIQPRSRSHSPTAPARAPARVPPKAPPRASQGSASQNVVIEKKKFIVVIIIIICLFVIFIVGGLTFMGKYLSGKRDFSENLETSTTTKFVYTEDDDWTSTTSVVATAESTHHDSFVSSTPFSNDSAAIGDLQACQTATNLTRSWRMDHNGSDIRPGFGPHANDGYACDFHENLKWFRFTGEAGNRLLNTCPPLRSCGGFYSFWTDSKMPQQVGAVSPIFVYSRHAEEPEGDCKEIAIDAVVVRCSWDTDHDYIYNIIGKKYEQCVATLCGMR from the exons ATG CAAGAAAGAGTGAGACTGCCAAAAACTAGAGCGCAACGGGATGCTGAGGCTGGCTACATCTCTATGATTGGTGATCCTTCAGTTGG ACCAACTAATGGAGATTTTGATAATGCGGGATTTACAAGCTACCAGAGTTCACTTCATCAGTCTAACAATTCTTTAGAG TTGACAGGCCCAATTGCTCCTCAGAATGTGCGCACAGATGTACCTGCACATGCGGTTATTCAACCTAGATCGAGGTCACACTCTCCGACAGCCCCGGCAAGGGCCCCTGCTAGGGTCCCACCAAAAGCCCCACCAAGGGCCTCACAAGGATCTGCATCACAAA ATGTTGTTATAGAGAAGAAGAAATTCATCGTGGTTATCATCATTatcatctgtctgtttgtcatATTCATTGTTGGAGGACTTACCTTCATGGGAAAGTATTTATCAG GAAAAAGAGACTTTTCAGAGAATCTAGAAACTTCTACTACCACCAAATTTGTTTACACTGAAGACGATGATTGGACAAGTACAACCTCTGTTGTCGCAACAGCTGAAAGCACTCACCATGACTCCTTTGTATCCTCAACACCTTTTTCCAATGACAGTGCAGCAATTGGTGACCTTCAAGCTTGCCAGACCGCAACAAATCTAACTCGTAGCTGGAGGATGGATCACAATGGATCAGACATAAGACCAGGATTTGGGCCACATGCTAATGACGGATATGCCTGTGACTTCCATGAAAACTTGAAATGGTTCAGGTTTACAGGAGAAGCAG GCAATCGTCTCCTAAACACCTGTCCACCATTGAGAAGTTGTGGAGGATTCTACTCCTTTTGGACTGATTCAAAGATGCCTCAACAGGTTGGAGCTGTATCTCCTATATTTGTATATTCAAGACACGCGGAGGAGCCTGAAGGGGACTGCAAAGAGATCGCTATAGATGCAGTTGTAGTAAGATGTTCATGGGACACTGatcatgattatatatacaatattattggTAAAAAATATGAACAATGCGTAGCAACACTTTGTGGCATGAGGTGA
- the LOC137410536 gene encoding uncharacterized protein isoform X2, with amino-acid sequence MQERVRLPKTRAQRDAEAGYISMIGDPSVGPTNGDFDNAGFTSYQSSLHQSNNSLELTGPIAPQNVRTDVPAHAVIQPRSRSHSPTAPARAPARVPPKAPPRASQGSASQKKKKFIVVIIIIICLFVIFIVGGLTFMGKYLSGKRDFSENLETSTTTKFVYTEDDDWTSTTSVVATAESTHHDSFVSSTPFSNDSAAIGDLQACQTATNLTRSWRMDHNGSDIRPGFGPHANDGYACDFHENLKWFRFTGEAGNRLLNTCPPLRSCGGFYSFWTDSKMPQQVGAVSPIFVYSRHAEEPEGDCKEIAIDAVVVRCSWDTDHDYIYNIIGKKYEQCVATLCGMR; translated from the exons ATG CAAGAAAGAGTGAGACTGCCAAAAACTAGAGCGCAACGGGATGCTGAGGCTGGCTACATCTCTATGATTGGTGATCCTTCAGTTGG ACCAACTAATGGAGATTTTGATAATGCGGGATTTACAAGCTACCAGAGTTCACTTCATCAGTCTAACAATTCTTTAGAG TTGACAGGCCCAATTGCTCCTCAGAATGTGCGCACAGATGTACCTGCACATGCGGTTATTCAACCTAGATCGAGGTCACACTCTCCGACAGCCCCGGCAAGGGCCCCTGCTAGGGTCCCACCAAAAGCCCCACCAAGGGCCTCACAAGGATCTGCATCACAAA AGAAGAAGAAATTCATCGTGGTTATCATCATTatcatctgtctgtttgtcatATTCATTGTTGGAGGACTTACCTTCATGGGAAAGTATTTATCAG GAAAAAGAGACTTTTCAGAGAATCTAGAAACTTCTACTACCACCAAATTTGTTTACACTGAAGACGATGATTGGACAAGTACAACCTCTGTTGTCGCAACAGCTGAAAGCACTCACCATGACTCCTTTGTATCCTCAACACCTTTTTCCAATGACAGTGCAGCAATTGGTGACCTTCAAGCTTGCCAGACCGCAACAAATCTAACTCGTAGCTGGAGGATGGATCACAATGGATCAGACATAAGACCAGGATTTGGGCCACATGCTAATGACGGATATGCCTGTGACTTCCATGAAAACTTGAAATGGTTCAGGTTTACAGGAGAAGCAG GCAATCGTCTCCTAAACACCTGTCCACCATTGAGAAGTTGTGGAGGATTCTACTCCTTTTGGACTGATTCAAAGATGCCTCAACAGGTTGGAGCTGTATCTCCTATATTTGTATATTCAAGACACGCGGAGGAGCCTGAAGGGGACTGCAAAGAGATCGCTATAGATGCAGTTGTAGTAAGATGTTCATGGGACACTGatcatgattatatatacaatattattggTAAAAAATATGAACAATGCGTAGCAACACTTTGTGGCATGAGGTGA